A window of the Paenibacillus antri genome harbors these coding sequences:
- a CDS encoding beta-galactosidase, with product MKLGVAYDPEHESPDAWPVDYRKLKDAGIRYIRIAEFAWAARRPGGSAAGS from the coding sequence ATGAAGCTGGGCGTCGCGTATGATCCGGAACACGAGTCGCCGGATGCGTGGCCGGTCGATTACCGCAAGCTGAAGGACGCCGGGATCCGGTACATCCGGATCGCCGAATTCGCTTGGGCGGCGCGCCGTCCTGGCGGAAGCGCCGCAGGAAGTTAA
- the pelA gene encoding pectate lyase, with translation MKRRKLASKWIVVPLVLTLAFAPFGTASASASEESAAEASAVGSAAQTVVDESFDGMATGETPAGFSVSEGGGTVRVAEVPDAANKSLYLEDTSASTNVLAGKSFDALAGQVTVEMKFMMPAYVSSTKVVRLKGSGGTPVVLETKSDSVTYRHAGDTYEPIAPVAANEWIDFKIVADTVTDTADVYVNGALKIDGAPFYSAADTIDFLETFTPNGSTGSHYVDDIVVSGTPFVEPEEPGGGGEPQTPPADGIYEAEDAVLSGAIIDNKHPGYSGTGFVDYNPNAPGGWIEWTVNVPAAGEYTLEFRYASGAAEDRPADILVNGAVAIPQLSFPSTGDFTAWKTTSGKASMAAGVNVVRATATGANGGANIDRLRVHNDPDDGGPPPIVTEKVEVEELLGGLLTKKLESLGMLADRELPADPVLTRIEFMSMLNDALDFVYEETFPYLSAEDRVWDVPLTQWDAYVLRAAKEAGYVVASRDEDVRPYEGITRTEAAGMLAKALKLEAGGGNGAVGAVVREGIMSASGGNGFGSKSMLKASEAATILQRLRAFSERPNDVRVVGVHAVAERIAAVTLNAPLADVDFGDVAISVPEGAWKTLNPAFRDVPAARAAAGVNRFGNTVLFYELTEPLGPGATYAPAPEAPPYTGDLAQAVQQAHNLVSWQMDHGGWTKAMPYDRPWNGTEKKSSQLGPTGVELGAIDNDSTVKEIRFLSQVYRETNEEAFKESVRKGIEFLLEMQYETGGWPQVYPERGSPGDSVYYSNYVTFNDNAMINVLDLFDDALGGAYPFDTDLLDEATIERIRAAKAKGIEFILNAQIEANGVLTAWCAQHDPFTYEPRGARAYEHPSISGSESVGIVRYLLSQPQTPDIQRAVKAALEWFDQAKLEGIRYVSADPNGVYFVQDPNAVTWYRFYEIGTNRGIFSGRDGVIKYSIQEIEQERRNGYSWGGSYAKALLETAKSTGYFAGRVYGRVIDTNSVDEEGRKLRAGDLLRAGDVREALSELPSRIVVALDGSGDYASVQAAVDAVPANNAEPVEIYIHNGIYKEVVTIPANKPFITMIGESAEGTVLTYDNYSGKERPTGGTYGTSGSASMFVNGTDFTARNLTIENSFDESSSSAANKQAVALNVRGERHRFIGVRFLGNQDTLLTNGGTQYFYQCYIEGDVDFIFGGSSAVFEECVIHSLDRGSSTNNGYITAASTMITEPYGYLIVNSKLTSDAAPGTVWLGRPWHPSGNPDAIASVLYMNVEMGAHINPIGWTDMSGFLAKDARFAEYGSYGPGAVVTDTRPQLTEGEAATWTIANVLKGWNPKEAAE, from the coding sequence GTGAAACGAAGGAAGCTGGCAAGCAAGTGGATCGTCGTCCCGTTGGTATTGACTCTGGCGTTCGCGCCTTTCGGCACGGCGTCGGCATCGGCATCGGAGGAGTCCGCGGCGGAAGCGTCGGCGGTCGGCTCCGCCGCGCAGACGGTCGTCGACGAAAGCTTCGACGGCATGGCGACGGGGGAGACGCCCGCCGGATTTTCCGTATCCGAGGGCGGCGGCACGGTCCGCGTCGCCGAGGTGCCGGACGCGGCGAACAAAAGTTTATACCTCGAGGATACGAGCGCGTCTACGAACGTGCTCGCCGGCAAGTCGTTCGACGCGTTGGCCGGACAGGTTACGGTCGAGATGAAGTTTATGATGCCGGCGTACGTCAGCTCCACCAAGGTCGTGCGCCTCAAGGGGAGCGGGGGAACCCCGGTCGTCTTGGAGACGAAGAGCGACAGCGTTACGTACCGGCATGCGGGGGACACGTACGAGCCGATCGCGCCGGTTGCGGCGAACGAATGGATCGACTTCAAGATCGTAGCGGATACGGTGACCGATACGGCCGACGTGTACGTGAACGGCGCGTTGAAAATCGACGGCGCACCTTTCTACAGCGCCGCGGACACCATCGACTTTCTGGAGACGTTCACGCCGAACGGCAGCACGGGCTCGCATTACGTGGACGACATCGTCGTCTCCGGCACGCCTTTCGTCGAGCCGGAGGAACCCGGCGGCGGCGGCGAGCCGCAAACTCCGCCTGCGGACGGAATCTACGAAGCGGAAGATGCGGTGCTCTCCGGCGCCATCATCGACAATAAGCACCCTGGCTACAGCGGTACGGGCTTCGTCGATTACAACCCGAATGCGCCGGGCGGATGGATCGAGTGGACGGTGAACGTCCCGGCCGCAGGCGAATATACGCTCGAATTCCGGTACGCTTCCGGGGCGGCGGAAGACCGGCCTGCGGACATTCTCGTGAACGGCGCCGTCGCGATTCCGCAGCTGTCGTTCCCGTCCACGGGCGACTTCACGGCGTGGAAGACGACGTCCGGGAAGGCGTCGATGGCGGCGGGCGTCAACGTCGTCCGCGCCACGGCGACGGGCGCGAACGGCGGGGCGAACATCGACCGCCTGCGCGTGCACAACGACCCGGACGACGGGGGACCGCCGCCGATCGTGACGGAGAAGGTCGAGGTCGAGGAGCTGCTGGGCGGCTTATTGACGAAGAAGCTGGAATCGCTTGGGATGTTGGCGGATCGTGAGCTTCCTGCGGACCCTGTCCTTACGCGGATCGAATTTATGTCCATGCTGAACGACGCGTTGGACTTCGTCTATGAGGAGACGTTCCCGTACTTGTCGGCGGAGGACCGGGTTTGGGACGTGCCGCTGACGCAGTGGGACGCCTACGTGCTCCGAGCGGCGAAGGAGGCCGGGTACGTCGTAGCGTCCCGAGACGAGGACGTCCGTCCGTACGAAGGCATTACCCGCACGGAAGCGGCCGGCATGCTCGCGAAGGCGCTGAAGCTGGAAGCCGGAGGCGGCAACGGGGCCGTCGGCGCCGTCGTTCGGGAAGGCATCATGTCCGCGAGCGGCGGTAACGGCTTCGGCTCGAAAAGCATGCTGAAGGCGTCGGAAGCGGCGACGATCCTGCAGCGCCTCCGCGCCTTCTCGGAGCGGCCGAACGACGTGCGCGTCGTCGGCGTTCACGCCGTCGCGGAACGCATCGCGGCGGTGACGCTGAACGCCCCGCTCGCCGACGTCGACTTCGGCGACGTCGCGATCAGCGTGCCCGAAGGCGCTTGGAAGACGCTTAATCCTGCGTTCCGCGACGTGCCGGCCGCGAGGGCGGCGGCGGGCGTTAACCGGTTCGGTAACACGGTCCTGTTTTACGAGCTGACCGAGCCGCTCGGGCCGGGAGCGACCTACGCGCCCGCACCGGAGGCGCCGCCATATACCGGGGACTTGGCGCAGGCGGTGCAGCAGGCGCATAATTTAGTGTCCTGGCAGATGGATCACGGCGGTTGGACGAAGGCGATGCCGTACGATCGCCCGTGGAACGGGACGGAGAAGAAGTCGTCGCAGCTCGGCCCGACGGGCGTCGAGCTCGGCGCGATCGACAACGATTCGACCGTGAAGGAAATCAGGTTCCTCTCCCAGGTGTACCGCGAGACGAACGAGGAAGCGTTCAAGGAGAGCGTGAGGAAGGGCATCGAGTTCTTGCTCGAGATGCAATACGAGACGGGCGGATGGCCGCAGGTGTATCCGGAGCGGGGATCGCCCGGAGACAGCGTCTACTATTCGAATTACGTCACGTTCAACGACAATGCGATGATCAACGTGCTCGATCTGTTCGACGACGCGCTCGGCGGGGCGTACCCGTTCGATACGGACCTGCTCGACGAGGCGACGATCGAACGCATTCGAGCGGCGAAGGCGAAGGGCATCGAATTCATTCTGAACGCCCAGATCGAAGCGAACGGCGTCCTGACGGCCTGGTGCGCGCAGCACGATCCGTTCACCTACGAGCCGAGAGGCGCCCGCGCATACGAGCATCCGTCGATCTCGGGCTCCGAGTCGGTCGGCATCGTGCGTTATTTGCTGTCGCAGCCGCAGACGCCGGACATTCAAAGGGCCGTCAAGGCCGCCTTGGAGTGGTTCGATCAGGCGAAGTTGGAGGGCATCCGCTACGTCAGCGCGGACCCGAACGGAGTGTACTTCGTGCAGGATCCGAACGCGGTAACCTGGTATCGGTTCTATGAGATCGGCACGAATCGAGGCATCTTCTCGGGGCGCGACGGCGTGATCAAGTACAGCATTCAAGAGATCGAGCAGGAACGCAGGAACGGTTATTCGTGGGGCGGCAGCTACGCGAAGGCGCTGCTCGAGACGGCGAAGTCGACCGGTTATTTCGCCGGACGCGTATATGGAAGGGTGATCGATACGAATTCCGTCGATGAGGAAGGCAGAAAGCTCCGGGCAGGCGACCTGCTGCGGGCCGGGGACGTCCGAGAAGCGCTGAGCGAGCTCCCGAGCCGAATCGTCGTGGCGTTGGACGGCTCGGGCGACTACGCCTCCGTGCAAGCGGCCGTCGACGCCGTGCCGGCGAACAATGCGGAGCCGGTGGAGATTTACATTCATAACGGCATCTACAAAGAGGTCGTGACGATTCCCGCGAACAAGCCGTTCATTACGATGATCGGGGAGAGCGCGGAGGGTACGGTCCTTACTTACGACAATTACTCGGGCAAAGAGCGCCCGACCGGCGGCACGTACGGCACGAGCGGCAGCGCGAGCATGTTCGTGAACGGCACCGACTTTACCGCCCGAAACCTGACGATCGAAAATTCGTTCGACGAGTCGTCGTCGTCCGCGGCGAACAAGCAGGCCGTGGCGCTGAACGTGCGCGGCGAGCGCCATCGATTCATCGGCGTCCGGTTTCTCGGCAATCAAGACACGCTGCTGACGAACGGCGGCACGCAATATTTCTATCAATGCTACATCGAGGGCGACGTCGACTTCATCTTCGGCGGATCGAGCGCCGTCTTCGAGGAGTGCGTCATCCATTCGCTGGACCGCGGTTCCTCCACGAATAATGGCTATATCACCGCCGCGAGCACGATGATCACGGAGCCGTACGGCTACTTGATCGTGAACAGCAAGCTGACGAGCGACGCGGCGCCGGGCACCGTCTGGCTCGGGCGGCCGTGGCATCCGAGCGGCAATCCGGACGCGATCGCCAGCGTGCTGTACATGAACGTCGAGATGGGCGCGCACATCAACCCGATCGGCTGGACCGACATGTCCGGCTTCCTGGCGAAGGACGCGCGCTTCGCCGAGTACGGCAGCTACGGACCCGGCGCCGTCGTTACGGACACCCGTCCGCAGCTGACCGAAGGGGAAGCGGCGACGTGGACGATCGCTAACGTGCTGAAGGGGTGGAATCCGAAGGAAGCGGCGGAATAA